acactacttcaaaacattcaaattttaaacttgaaggtttcagaatttagaaactaaaatagtttcttttatgatgtaatacagatagcgcgaagagatgaatgatttcagataagaatgcttatgaaaatatcttcagaaatatcgaggatatttaaaagatacgatgatatcttagaatttctaatatcgaagaatgatgaagaagatttgttcgtaacggattttgagttagtagcaaggtattcgttaatgacttcagcagatactgaatcatttgtattctttgaaggcaggtttagtctttgtgatttatccacagccctccttcatactttgctcaatccgttttccagtttcaaacctttttttttttctcagctttaccatcatattattctttatcatcaaacttttgactgttaaggtcgtttacagtttttgctgcttcatcagcattgttctaatttcagagaactagtttcatagtttggggtgtttttcaaaaacttcacatttgaagtatgtaattcgaggaggtagacgttatatgtacacatataactgttggcgtagacgtgctgcaagatttcaaaatactgattgcaaattcccgatagttggaatggcaactattgttacaagatgtggatgagtacatgatagggtttcaatgtatatatagtaatttccggagagtttcaaatagcagagtgacggagtcgctggtacatttactgctaatatggtggaacataaaaggttccccagtaacaaaaacgtatatgccaaagttataagtctgaaaggtcttcgttgactagttgaatgggtgataatactggatacttttaaaaaggaattgcaaggttattttcagtaatgataatgccgaaggatttatcacagatacgtgttaaagttttacttaggtttcgagagctttccagatatatgattataattacaaatctttcttctcgtagatatcgtgtagttggtttgtcttctcgtttgttcattagttgaagtgtttccaagaattttgatgggtttgaacgcaaaatgtaatcatatgatgttctagtactgttctgaattcataCTTCCCATGTACACCATCGATGACCTTGCTAGATACTGTTCCTCGAATAGTACCCGTAGTGTCCTATTAAACATAAATGAATATAGTTACATTAACCTGTTTTAGTCAACGCAATAcaattatgaaaatatacataagtTAGTGATGTAAAATCACTTTGAGCGTTACAGACAGATCATCGACACAACTTTTCTCACAAGTCTTAACAATACCAATAACTTGATCATCTGGTAAAAATCTACGTTGTCTCAAAATGCTTGCTATATCAGATCTACCTACAGTTACAACAATACACATAAAATGTTGGCTTACGGtttcaagaataagtatacaattttgttgtttacctCTGTACGGATATGCAAACTCCATCGCCCGTAGCCACGGATCCAGTGTAAACGAATCATCCGCTTCAGGTCTGTTGATTATTTCCCTTACAAAATCTTGCGTAGACATGTCATCCACAACGTTATTCTCCTTATTTCGAAGTTCATACGTATCTTGGAAAACATCAGCGGGTCCAGGGATTCGGTAGGATAATTTGTTCTTTTTGTTAGACCCGAAACCGCGAAGAACAGGTCGTTGTGGTGAAATAGGTTGCTTTTGTTTTTGACGGTTAAGTTGGGGGGACTCTAAAGGTCGGGGGAGTGGTGGCGACTCAGTGGGCACCAATATGGTTTGAGTGGGTTTTGAAACTGATACAGATTGAGTGAGATCAGAATCATCAATATCAAGTAGGTATTCCCATCCATCGTTCTCATCATTGGCCATTTTTTTAGAATGtgattttgtgtttttttttttagttttcaacTGCTAATTTCAGTGAAAATTAAAACTCGGTTTgaggtgtttgaaatgtggttgTGTTGTATGTGATGTTGTAATTGATAATGAAGTTTCAACtagtataaatagatatataaaagcATAGATTTCGACATGCAAAAGCAAGATTCGGCTTAGAAGTGAACAAAATATGGCAGGACCTAAAactgaagtttcaaacttcggttttgctgaaaagcctgcaaaaccgaagtttcaaacttcggtttagggCACGGGTGGCTAAGCTTGTACACATGTCTGTCAAGTCATTGTGTAAATGGATAAAGTATCAAAACCGAACTTCCAAACTTCGGGTTTGACCAAAACCGAACTTTGGaagttcggttttaccattttcgaAATGATTTTGCTAAAATTTTCATTTTTGCAagtctgtttaaaaaaaatactatttttttaaaaaaaaaatcatcgtTTCTAAATAAACTCTCAAACTGACTCGGGCTTGGTACATTTTTCGGCTTTATTTTCTGGAATCTCTTGCTTGTTATGGAACACAATATCAGGTTGAATTTGCTTTCTTTTGTGCGACATAAGACCTTCAAATGTTATAAACTTCACACAATCTTTAACTACACGTCATGCATTCTCGTACATAAAATTTCTTTTTGTTTGTAGTTTGAATTGTTTGTGCGCTTGATTCATAAGATCTTCCCTCAAGCTCCACTTTGTCAATGTTGAAGTATATTGTATTTAATACGGATTACTAAACAAAAAATGATTAGAATTAGGGATTTTAAGTAAAAATTAAACATAGTAAACAGTGGAGTATAAAAGTATTGGTGACCAATAAATAAGTCTGTGACCACTCCCTACAGCTAGTTACCCGTTAGTTACCCGCTCATTATCCGTCATTACCCTTAATTAACTATAGCCACGAGCTAGTTACCCGCCTTAGTTATCCGCTTTCACCATTAATGTAACGGAGCTATGAGGCTTAGTTATtgtttggacttgatgctttattacttgtacgttgtatattaagaggaaaaTTATTTTAGCCATGATAAGGAGTGTTTAGTTATGGGTTAGTTATAGAatattggtgttgttgttgggctgacgTGGAAAGTTAGAATTAATAGTTTAGTTAAGATGCCTTAAAATCCAAGAAAAGGTAGACCATGATCAGTCCATCAGACCAAACCACCAGACCAGTTCAAACCCATCTCATCACTTCAATAAataatcatcatcaccatcatcaaatcAAATCAAACACCCAAATATCATCACTTCATTTATATACTAAAATATTCCCCCACCAAAATCTAACTATAACAATCGCTAAACATATGTCACACATAAAAATGTTCTGATCCAAAAAACAGAACATCATCACGATCCCCTTAATTCCCGGCTTCAAGATCCGTAAGATTCTTCATAACTTCGATTTGCTTTATAATTATCATTTGTTATTTGTTATTGTATTTCTATTCATCCTAATAACTGGATTGAATAAGTATTTCAGCTTAATTGAATCTGATCATGTACATTTTATCTAGTTCAAGATCTTGAATGGATCTTTTGTTTGTCTGTTTAATAATACTTTACCACTTGATCAACATCTTGATTGCCCACAACATTAGATCTTGCCTTTTGAATACCCTTTTTGTTCTAACATGCCTgtaaggtgttcgatgaaatgcttAGTGTTAAATTGCTTATCAATTTGCTACATAAAGTTATAGACATCGTTTAATATGTACATGTAAAAGATCTAACAAACATATGAATACTTGTAAGCTGTAAATTGTTATTGGTATTGCACTGGTTTTGATGACATGtcagatacatatatacatatacatatacatataataacaataatagaaagCTTATTACATACATTAGAACATTGATAAATTTTGATACATTATCAGACAGTTTACAACTACATTTTGATTGTTTACATTAAATATTACAGGTTAATTAGTTATGGCAACTAAAGGGAATCCAGGAGATAACAGAACCAGGAGATCCTTTTCGATATTTATAGTCGTCGGTTTATGTTGCTTTTTTTATTTACTCGGTGCGTGGCAAAAGAGTGGGTTTGGGAAAGGAGATAGTATAGCTCAAAAGGTAACAGAAAGTGCCGATTGTAGCGTTCTTTCAAATCTGAACGTCGAGACTCACCATGGTGACGAAATGAAAAAAAGTAACAACTTGCAAGCTGTAAGTAAGGTTCTCAAGCCTTGTGAAGATAAATATGTTGATTATACGCCATGTCACGATCAAATGCGTGCAATGACGTTCCCTAGAGACAACATGAATTACAGGGAACGACATTGTCCTCCCGAAAATGAGAAGTTGCATTGTCTTATTCCTGCTCCAAAAGGTTACGTGACCCCGTTTCCGTGGCCTAAAAGTAGGGATTTTGTACCTTTTGCTAATGCGCCTTATAAGAGCTTGACAGTTGAAAAGGCGATCCAGAATTGGATCCAATACGAAGGCGATGTTTTTAGGTTTCCTGGTGGTGGAACACAGTTTCCTCATGGAGCTGATGCGTATATTGATCAATTGGCTTCTGTTATTCCTATAGCTAATGGCATGGTTCGAACCGCATTAGACACCGGATGTGGTGTAAGTAAAACCTTTATTTTGCAAGCTCCATATTCAACCTACattttaaggttttttttttttttttttttttttttttgacaatttGGTGGTTAAAATCCCTAGGTTGCAAGTTGGGGAGCGTATCTATTCAAAAGAAACGTGATAGCGATGTCGTTTGCACCACGAGACTCGCATGAAGCGCAAGTTCAATTTGCTCTCGAACGAGGTGTTCCGGCAATCATTGGTGTGCTTGGAACCATAAAGCTTCCATATCCCTCGAGATCCTTCGATATGGCTCATTGTTCCCGGTGCTTGATTCCATGGGGCGGAAATAGTAATTTCgtaaactttatttttttttaattgttgGTATTGTTCTTTGGTCCTTTTTGGGCTTGAGTTTCTGACTCGCTTTGCGAGCAGACTAATCTCGAGGCAACAACCTGCTTTACAAGCTGGGAGTCGTGCTGGTATTGAAGATtaaatgaatatatgttttgtgttAGGTGGGAGGTACATGATGGAAGTTGATCGAGTCTTGAGGCCCGGGGGCTACTGGGTTCTGTCTGGTCCACCGATTAACTGGAAGACGAACTTTCGATCATGGCAGCGTCCTAGAGAAGAGCTTGAAAAGGAACAAAAGAACATCGAGGATACGGCTAAACTTCTTTGTTGGGAGAAGAAATATGAAAAAGGCGAAACCGCAATTTGGAGAAAAAGAGTCAATAAATCATATTGTCAAGAGCGAAAGTCTCGTGTTACCATGTGTCAATCCACTAATCCAGATGATGTCTGGTATGAAAACTAACAAAATTCATGCGCTTCGACTTTTTTTTAATAAGAAAATTTGGTTTAATGATCAGATACTTGTGTTTGTGTGTATAGGTACAAGGAGATGGAAGAGTGTGTAACAGATTATCCCGAAACAAACAGTGCAGATGATGTTTCTGGTGGTGAATTGAAACCGTTTCCCGAGAGGCTTAATGATGTTCCTCCACGGATCAGTAGCGGGTCGGTTCCCGGGATTTCGGTTGAGAAATTTCAAGAGGATAACAAATTGTGGCAGAAGCATTTGAATGCTTATAAGAGAGTGAATAAGATCATTGACTCAGGGCGGTATCGTAATATTATGGATATGAATGCGGGTCTTGGCTGTTTTGCTGCTGCAATCGAGTCCCCCAAATCATGGGTTATGAACGTGATGCCAACGATAGCTAAGAAAGACACTCTTGGTGTGGTTTTCGAGCGAGGTCTTATCGGCATCTATCATGACTGGTAACAACTAAATCTTCTATACTTTTATGCATGAGTAAATTGCATAAGAATGTTtacctttttatgttttacattttaCAAATCCTGGGATTTCAAACTCTTTAACCGAACATATggggtatgtttggcaaaactagccGTTAGCTTTTAGCTGGTAGCAGGTAGCTAATACCTGGTAGATGGTAGCTGTTAGCTTTTTATGTGTTTTTAGATGTTTGGCTCAGTAGCTCGAAGTGTTAAAAATAAGATTAAAATGGCAAAAAGCTAGGAGCTTTTTCTCAAACACCACTTCTATTAGCTCAGTTTTAGCTTTTCCATCCGTCTAAAAGCTTTCAAGCTCTTTTAACCAAATAAAACTTTTTATTAGTTACGAGTTTTTTCATAAAACTTAGTAGCTAAAAGCTCCgaaaaaatttcaaacaaacatgcTCATGATAGGGTTTCAAATTCCTGAACCAAACGTCACTTTAGTGTTTCACTCTTTCTTGATACAGGAGAATGAACTAAACAAATGATATACTATGAAAGAAACTACTATTCATTTTTGTATGTGTCGTCTTTGTCCTATTATACAAACTTCTTTACCTCGTTTTTCAGGTGTGAAGCGTTTTCGACTTACCCAAGAACGTATGACCTAATCCACGCCAACGGTCTTTTCAGCTTGTACAAAAACAAGTAAGTTGTTTAAGCATCAAGATTCAGTAATTAACACTCATTTGTTATAAATATCCAACTTCTTTGTAATCTAAACTGGTTTTTGATGGTGGGCATACTTGTAGGTGTAGTTACGAGGACATTCTTTTAGAAATGGACAGAATTTTACGTCCTGAAGGTACTGTTATAATACGCGATAGTGAAAAAGAAGTACTCAAGGTGAAAAATATTGTTTCTGGGATGAGATGGAACACAAAAATGGTGGATCATGAAGATGGGCCTCTGGTTACAGAGAAGATATTGTTTGCTGTAAAACAGTATTGGGTTGCAGGTGAAAACAACACAACATCTTCTACATGATTCATGAAGAATTGAAGACGATGTAGCAAATTACAAGTTTCTATGTTAATTAGCTTGTACCATGATTTTAGTGATGAGTTTAGTTTAGAGTTAAATTAATAGTTTTTGGAAATTATTGGCAGCCTGATGTATTTGTATTTCATTCTCTTATATGTGTTCTCTCTTGAACAGTGTTAAGGTTTAATGGTTTTGTTTGGATCGATTATTGTTTGAACCTCAATTAGTACTTGGTCAGTTTGTTGCGAGTTATTTTCGGTGTAAAGCTTTTTGAATAGAAGTGGACAGAACCAGCCAAAGTTAGTTTGGTTTGGTTTGGTTTGATGAACTCGATGGATGATCATGGACGTCAACTTGTGTTCCATTTATTTAACCATAAATGGATGTAGAGAACATGTAGGACCATACACCCAAAAATGATCATATTTTATCATTGATCAACACTTTTTACAAACATATATCCTTATGAAATGATGTTTCTTGAATTAGAACACTCACTGTAGTAAAGTGAACTTTTTAATTGTCATATCGTCGTATTAACATTTAAAcattataactaactcataactaatctATACAAACGTGTCCGCGATAATTGTAACTATCATCTACAACAATCATGTTCCTATGGTGTTATGGCTATGGCGGCCATGGCGGAAGCAACAACTAAGGTCGTATGCATTAGGTTATAAAGATGAACTTACTTATAACTAAATTATACTCCGTAGTTATCtatcatgtaaaaaaaaaaaatggatcaGTACAACTAATAACACTGATATGAATACCAATAGCTAGTTTGTGGTATATAGCATACTCACAAGTTTCAATCACTCAACCAATGAATACCTTGTTAACCACTTAcagtattatcaattatcaattaaacCTACATTCACGGCTACATTTATTCCTCGTGGTCCATTCGTATACCTCGATCCATAAATTCTTGATTGAACGATTAAACCACTTGTGTTCTAATCATGCCCACCAACACCTTTCATGTCATTCTTCCATAAGAATATATTTAATTTCAAACAACAATACAACATCACATTTATAACATATCCACCTTGTTATTTTTTTCCGAGATAATACAACTCAAGCCACAAATACGATCATACTACTGGACCCATAATAGTGGTGGAGCTTGAGTCAGATGACGAAGTTATAGAAGTGTAAACATGTAAACGGATAAATTAATAAGGTTTCTCTGTTTAGGCTACCCAAG
This genomic window from Rutidosis leptorrhynchoides isolate AG116_Rl617_1_P2 chromosome 2, CSIRO_AGI_Rlap_v1, whole genome shotgun sequence contains:
- the LOC139892419 gene encoding probable methyltransferase PMT2, with product MATKGNPGDNRTRRSFSIFIVVGLCCFFYLLGAWQKSGFGKGDSIAQKVTESADCSVLSNLNVETHHGDEMKKSNNLQAVSKVLKPCEDKYVDYTPCHDQMRAMTFPRDNMNYRERHCPPENEKLHCLIPAPKGYVTPFPWPKSRDFVPFANAPYKSLTVEKAIQNWIQYEGDVFRFPGGGTQFPHGADAYIDQLASVIPIANGMVRTALDTGCGVASWGAYLFKRNVIAMSFAPRDSHEAQVQFALERGVPAIIGVLGTIKLPYPSRSFDMAHCSRCLIPWGGNSGRYMMEVDRVLRPGGYWVLSGPPINWKTNFRSWQRPREELEKEQKNIEDTAKLLCWEKKYEKGETAIWRKRVNKSYCQERKSRVTMCQSTNPDDVWYKEMEECVTDYPETNSADDVSGGELKPFPERLNDVPPRISSGSVPGISVEKFQEDNKLWQKHLNAYKRVNKIIDSGRYRNIMDMNAGLGCFAAAIESPKSWVMNVMPTIAKKDTLGVVFERGLIGIYHDWCEAFSTYPRTYDLIHANGLFSLYKNKCSYEDILLEMDRILRPEGTVIIRDSEKEVLKVKNIVSGMRWNTKMVDHEDGPLVTEKILFAVKQYWVAGENNTTSST